From Streptomyces sp. 6-11-2, one genomic window encodes:
- a CDS encoding C40 family peptidase → MSHTAHIRSHRKPRRSASRVAMRAGVAGGVLGTLAVAGTSASSANAAEPVTQTLELPTLTSDLAAQVAQSAEATEQAAANYRLGAERDAAAAKAAKQAKADLADAKKKAAARKKAAETARKKAAEAAALRASRTAERPTLSASASVGSTSASVSTATGSAAAVVSFVKSQVGKAYVSGATGPSAYDCSGLVQTAFKQVGISLPRVSQDQSTAGTQVSLSNLQVGDILYWGGAGSAYHVGVYVGNGMFVGAQNPSTGVVERPLSYDPPSGAVRVL, encoded by the coding sequence ATGTCCCACACCGCTCACATACGCAGCCACCGGAAGCCTCGCCGTAGCGCGTCGAGAGTCGCGATGCGGGCCGGTGTTGCCGGCGGCGTCCTCGGCACCCTGGCAGTGGCCGGCACGTCGGCCTCGTCGGCGAACGCCGCCGAGCCGGTGACCCAGACGCTCGAACTGCCCACACTGACCTCCGACCTGGCCGCCCAGGTGGCCCAGTCGGCGGAGGCCACGGAGCAGGCCGCCGCCAACTACCGGCTGGGCGCCGAGCGCGACGCGGCCGCCGCAAAGGCCGCGAAGCAGGCCAAGGCGGACCTGGCCGACGCCAAGAAGAAGGCGGCGGCCCGCAAGAAGGCCGCCGAGACCGCCCGGAAGAAGGCCGCCGAGGCCGCCGCCCTGCGTGCCTCGCGCACGGCCGAGCGACCGACGCTCAGCGCCTCGGCGAGCGTGGGCAGCACCTCCGCGAGCGTGTCCACGGCGACCGGTTCGGCCGCGGCCGTGGTCTCGTTCGTCAAGTCCCAGGTCGGCAAGGCCTACGTCTCCGGCGCCACCGGCCCGTCCGCCTACGACTGCTCCGGCCTGGTCCAGACCGCCTTCAAGCAGGTGGGCATCAGCCTGCCGCGTGTCTCCCAGGACCAGTCGACCGCCGGCACCCAGGTGTCGCTGTCCAACCTCCAGGTGGGCGACATCCTCTACTGGGGCGGCGCGGGCAGCGCGTACCACGTGGGTGTCTACGTCGGGAACGGTATGTTCGTCGGTGCGCAGAACCCGTCCACGGGCGTCGTCGAGCGCCCGCTGTCCTACGACCCGCCGTCCGGCGCGGTCCGGGTGCTCTGA
- a CDS encoding chitinase yields the protein MRSFLTPVAGLTCLFALATTGCSAMSDGTSDAAPKAPESSTSYAPYVSATTASGTDSAGSPATYNLAFVISGGSGCTPEWDGMMGLDDAEVKSRTGKLRKSGATVRVSFGGASGKELATTCENASALADAYGKALDAAGSTQADFDIEGRTLTDSASVDLRSRAIALLQKRRPGLEVSFTLPVMPSGLDSHGLALLESANVHDVQVSTVNLMTMNYAESYTGDMGDYALSAAKAAHTQLKKVFGLSNAAAWEGMALTSMIGANDIAGETFTLEDAAQVRSFAEEKRIAWVSMWSTFRDRQCEKGVPSREDAATDCSGVKQKPGAFARVLGG from the coding sequence ATGAGGAGTTTCCTGACGCCGGTGGCCGGGCTCACCTGCCTGTTCGCCCTGGCCACCACGGGCTGCTCCGCGATGTCCGACGGCACCTCGGACGCGGCCCCCAAGGCCCCTGAGTCCAGCACCTCGTACGCCCCGTACGTGAGCGCGACGACGGCCTCGGGCACCGATTCCGCGGGCTCGCCCGCGACGTACAACCTCGCCTTCGTCATCTCCGGCGGCAGCGGCTGCACACCCGAGTGGGACGGCATGATGGGGCTGGACGACGCCGAGGTGAAGTCCCGGACCGGAAAGCTGAGGAAGTCGGGCGCCACGGTGCGCGTCTCCTTCGGCGGGGCCTCCGGCAAGGAGCTGGCGACGACCTGTGAGAACGCCTCCGCGCTGGCGGACGCGTACGGGAAGGCCCTGGACGCGGCGGGCTCGACCCAGGCCGACTTCGACATCGAGGGCCGTACGCTGACCGACTCGGCCTCCGTCGACCTGCGCTCGCGGGCGATCGCCCTGCTGCAGAAGCGGCGCCCCGGCCTGGAGGTGTCCTTCACGCTGCCCGTCATGCCGTCCGGGCTGGACTCCCACGGCCTGGCCCTGCTGGAGTCCGCGAACGTGCACGACGTGCAGGTCTCGACCGTCAACCTCATGACGATGAACTACGCCGAGTCATACACCGGCGACATGGGCGACTACGCCCTGTCCGCCGCGAAGGCCGCCCACACCCAGCTGAAGAAGGTCTTCGGGTTGTCGAACGCCGCCGCCTGGGAGGGAATGGCGCTCACCTCGATGATCGGCGCCAACGACATCGCCGGCGAGACCTTCACGCTCGAGGACGCGGCCCAGGTGCGCTCCTTCGCCGAGGAGAAGCGGATCGCCTGGGTCTCGATGTGGTCCACCTTCCGCGACCGGCAGTGCGAGAAGGGCGTCCCGTCCCGGGAGGACGCGGCGACGGATTGCAGCGGGGTGAAGCAGAAGCCGGGAGCGTTTGCTCGGGTGTTGGGCGGATGA
- a CDS encoding NADH-quinone oxidoreductase subunit A — MNAYAPILVLGALGAGFAIFSVVMATLIGPKRYNRAKLEAYECGIEPTPTPAGGGRFPIKYYLTAMLFIVFDIEIVFLYPWAVSFDALGVFGLVEMLLFVLTVFVAYAYVWRRGGLEWD; from the coding sequence GTGAACGCTTATGCGCCCATCCTCGTACTGGGAGCCCTCGGGGCAGGCTTTGCGATCTTCTCCGTGGTCATGGCCACGCTGATCGGACCGAAGCGGTACAACCGCGCCAAACTCGAGGCATACGAGTGCGGTATCGAGCCGACCCCAACGCCGGCCGGCGGCGGGCGCTTCCCCATCAAGTACTACCTGACGGCGATGCTCTTCATCGTCTTCGACATCGAGATCGTCTTCCTCTACCCGTGGGCCGTCAGCTTCGACGCCCTGGGTGTTTTCGGGCTCGTGGAGATGCTGCTCTTCGTGCTCACCGTCTTCGTCGCGTACGCGTACGTATGGCGGCGCGGCGGCCTGGAATGGGACTGA
- a CDS encoding bacterial transcriptional activator domain-containing protein, translating to MPRRRSSSSTGSPTGGSTAPRNRTPQPVRVRRRTVGDFVKAFLAFLALLVLLVGVPLALAVQFGWPLPHGVPSLDWLQQEITVQTFLSILTVVVWLAWAQFTACVLVEMKAALSGVGVPGRVPGAGPSQLLARQLVAALLLVGATAASLTPGLSQLGHGLEGNQKGTVAAAQQTPGGLFGQQREQAANTAAAVAEQAASAAAQAEAKQGDTKYYRIQPPEGRHHDSLWEIAQRHLGDGRRYKEIYQLNKDRVQPDGSRLSEASLIRPGWIMEMPADAHGGELVEMPDGAPDVSEQVRQQIHDYARTGDHAQGGGDHAQGGGHQQGGGSHASVPAQRPAPDAEQDRQRPAGDGATAATPASSGRSFGLPEALLGAPLLAAGLLGALGHRRRQALWQSALGAVGGRRGMEPPTPTGDALDVQDALLVGADPEGVRRLDRSLRALAAALAAESRPLPVVYAAWLTGGDLHLQLAQPAGKPPAPWRTGQDETFWMLARAEAEQYEETETAAPYPGLVSLGTMDDSRLLLNLEAVPGIVSLSGRASDRAAVFASVAAELATNGWSDRMTVTLVGFGQDLTPLAPSRLRHLDGIEALLETMEAETRQRRGALGAAGHDSVLTGRTGPAQHTRWAPHLVLLAAQPSAEDARRLAELAADASRLGIGYLVGTESDELPGAAWEMEITSEGRLLAPLLGLELDAQMLPSAEQQAVVELFVEADPESGPDGPAPTPPFLVDISEQGRPAVYARLVGPYEIIGLDTPDDERSAPLHEALALLLLHREGVHPRVLSSALWPRGVTDDVRDALVERLRSWLGSDPDGTPRLGTDDTGRLTLAKSVVSDLDVLRSLYHEATQGKGADSRAVRGRLLTDALVVVRGPLLADRPEGRYRWLTHEIVDAQLPLIVADIGLALSSFHLEKDRAEKAIEALDAALRTAPADERLWNELLRAAHATGDTARLQALAADLVGRGGARGLPPRTEALLDELLPAWRSAVAAAG from the coding sequence ATGCCGCGACGCCGTAGTTCAAGCTCGACGGGAAGCCCGACGGGAGGCTCGACGGCCCCGAGGAACCGGACGCCCCAGCCGGTGCGGGTGCGGCGGCGTACGGTCGGGGACTTCGTGAAGGCGTTTCTCGCCTTCCTGGCCCTGCTCGTCCTGCTCGTCGGCGTACCGCTGGCGCTGGCCGTGCAGTTCGGGTGGCCGCTCCCGCACGGCGTGCCGAGCCTGGACTGGCTCCAGCAGGAGATCACCGTCCAGACCTTCCTGAGCATCCTGACGGTCGTCGTCTGGCTCGCCTGGGCGCAGTTCACCGCCTGTGTGCTCGTGGAGATGAAGGCCGCGCTGTCCGGTGTCGGGGTGCCGGGGCGGGTTCCCGGCGCCGGCCCCAGCCAGCTTCTCGCGCGGCAACTCGTCGCCGCGCTGCTGCTCGTCGGGGCCACGGCCGCCAGCCTCACGCCGGGGCTGTCGCAGCTCGGGCACGGCCTGGAGGGAAACCAGAAGGGGACCGTCGCCGCCGCGCAGCAGACGCCGGGCGGGCTGTTCGGGCAGCAGCGGGAGCAGGCCGCGAACACCGCGGCGGCCGTCGCCGAGCAGGCCGCGAGTGCCGCCGCGCAGGCGGAGGCCAAGCAGGGCGACACGAAGTACTACCGGATCCAGCCGCCCGAGGGACGCCACCACGACTCGCTCTGGGAGATCGCCCAGCGGCACCTCGGCGACGGGCGCCGGTACAAGGAGATCTACCAACTCAACAAGGACCGGGTCCAGCCCGACGGCTCCCGGCTGTCCGAGGCCAGCCTCATCCGGCCCGGCTGGATCATGGAGATGCCCGCGGACGCGCACGGCGGTGAGCTCGTCGAGATGCCCGACGGCGCGCCGGACGTCTCCGAGCAGGTGCGGCAGCAGATCCACGACTACGCCAGGACCGGCGACCACGCCCAGGGCGGAGGCGACCACGCGCAGGGCGGCGGCCATCAACAGGGCGGTGGCTCCCACGCCTCCGTACCCGCCCAGCGGCCCGCCCCCGACGCCGAGCAGGACCGGCAGCGGCCCGCCGGCGACGGCGCCACCGCCGCCACCCCCGCCTCCTCCGGGCGTTCCTTCGGACTGCCCGAAGCCCTCCTCGGCGCCCCGCTCCTCGCCGCCGGTCTCCTCGGCGCACTCGGTCACCGGCGCCGGCAGGCGCTGTGGCAGTCGGCGCTCGGTGCCGTCGGCGGGCGGCGCGGCATGGAGCCGCCGACGCCGACCGGGGACGCGCTGGACGTCCAGGACGCGCTGCTGGTGGGCGCCGACCCCGAGGGCGTACGGCGGCTCGACCGGTCCCTGCGCGCCCTCGCCGCCGCCCTCGCCGCCGAGTCCCGGCCGCTGCCCGTCGTCTACGCCGCCTGGCTCACCGGAGGCGACCTGCACCTCCAGCTCGCACAGCCGGCCGGCAAGCCGCCCGCGCCCTGGCGGACCGGGCAGGACGAGACGTTCTGGATGCTGGCGCGCGCCGAAGCCGAGCAGTACGAGGAGACCGAAACCGCCGCCCCGTACCCCGGGCTCGTCAGCCTCGGCACCATGGACGACTCCCGCCTGCTGCTCAACCTGGAGGCCGTGCCCGGCATCGTCTCGCTGAGCGGCCGCGCCTCCGACCGGGCCGCCGTGTTCGCCTCGGTCGCGGCCGAACTCGCCACCAACGGCTGGTCGGATCGCATGACCGTCACCCTTGTCGGCTTCGGTCAGGACCTGACCCCGCTGGCTCCCAGCCGCCTGCGCCACCTCGACGGCATCGAGGCGCTCCTCGAGACCATGGAGGCCGAGACGCGGCAGCGGCGCGGCGCGCTGGGCGCCGCCGGGCACGACTCCGTGCTCACCGGCCGCACCGGGCCCGCCCAGCACACTCGTTGGGCCCCGCACCTGGTGCTGCTGGCCGCTCAGCCCTCGGCCGAGGATGCCCGTAGGCTCGCCGAACTCGCCGCCGATGCCAGCCGGTTGGGCATCGGCTACCTCGTCGGCACCGAGTCCGACGAACTGCCGGGCGCCGCCTGGGAGATGGAGATCACCAGCGAGGGCAGGCTGCTCGCTCCACTGCTCGGGCTCGAACTCGACGCCCAGATGCTGCCGTCGGCCGAACAGCAGGCGGTGGTCGAGCTGTTCGTCGAGGCCGACCCGGAGAGCGGGCCCGACGGTCCTGCGCCCACCCCGCCGTTCCTCGTCGACATCAGCGAGCAGGGGCGGCCGGCGGTGTACGCGCGGCTCGTGGGCCCGTACGAGATCATCGGCCTCGACACCCCGGACGACGAACGCAGCGCGCCGCTGCACGAGGCGCTGGCACTGCTGCTGTTGCACCGGGAGGGCGTGCATCCGCGGGTGCTGTCCTCCGCGCTGTGGCCGCGCGGGGTCACCGACGACGTGCGGGACGCGCTCGTCGAGCGGCTGCGCTCCTGGCTCGGCAGCGACCCCGACGGCACCCCCAGGCTCGGTACGGACGACACCGGGCGGCTCACCCTCGCCAAGTCCGTCGTCTCCGACCTGGACGTGCTGCGCTCGCTGTACCACGAGGCCACACAGGGCAAGGGCGCGGACAGCCGGGCCGTACGCGGCCGGCTGCTCACCGACGCGCTGGTGGTGGTGCGCGGACCGCTGCTCGCCGACCGGCCCGAGGGCCGCTACCGGTGGCTCACCCACGAGATCGTCGACGCCCAACTGCCGCTCATCGTCGCGGACATCGGGCTCGCCCTGTCCTCCTTCCACCTGGAGAAGGACCGCGCGGAGAAGGCGATCGAGGCGCTGGACGCCGCGCTGCGCACCGCCCCGGCCGACGAGCGCCTGTGGAACGAGCTGCTGCGCGCCGCGCACGCCACCGGTGACACCGCCCGCCTCCAGGCGCTCGCCGCCGACCTCGTCGGCCGCGGCGGCGCCCGCGGTCTGCCGCCGCGCACCGAGGCCCTGCTCGACGAACTGCTGCCGGCCTGGCGCAGCGCCGTCGCCGCGGCGGGATGA
- the mqnC gene encoding cyclic dehypoxanthinyl futalosine synthase has product MTEKADLTSPDVTAVLDRAAAGGRITPEEALDLYRHAPLHALGAAADAVRRRKYAGTEHIATYIIERNINYTNVCVTACRFCAFYAAPKDTAKGWTRDLDDILRRCAETVELGGTQIMFQGGHHPDYGVEYYEKHFSAIKEAFPQLVIHSLGASEVEHMARISGVSVEEAITRIHEAGLDSFAGAGAELLPERPRKAIAPLKESGERWLEIMEAAHRLGVESTSTMLMGTGETNAERIEHLRMIRDVQDRTGGFRAFIPYTYQPENNHLKGRTQATLFEYLRMIAIARLFLDNVMHIQGSWLTTGKEVGQLTLHYGADDLGSIMLEENVVSSAGAKHRSNRMEIIELIRKAGRVPAQRATTYEHLVVHDDPANDPVDDRVMSHISSTAIAGGTAHPELKLLASN; this is encoded by the coding sequence GTGACCGAGAAGGCCGACCTCACATCTCCTGATGTCACAGCCGTCCTCGACCGTGCCGCCGCGGGCGGACGGATCACCCCCGAGGAAGCGCTCGACCTCTACCGCCACGCACCGCTGCACGCGCTGGGCGCCGCCGCCGACGCCGTGCGCCGCCGGAAGTACGCGGGTACCGAGCACATCGCGACCTACATCATCGAACGCAACATCAACTACACGAACGTGTGCGTCACCGCGTGCAGGTTCTGTGCCTTCTACGCCGCCCCCAAGGACACAGCGAAGGGGTGGACCCGCGACCTCGACGACATCCTGCGGCGCTGCGCCGAGACCGTCGAACTCGGCGGCACGCAGATCATGTTCCAGGGCGGCCACCACCCGGACTACGGCGTCGAGTACTACGAGAAGCACTTCAGCGCCATCAAGGAGGCCTTCCCGCAGCTGGTGATCCACTCGCTGGGTGCCTCCGAGGTGGAGCACATGGCGCGGATCTCGGGTGTGTCGGTGGAGGAGGCCATCACGCGCATCCACGAGGCCGGCCTGGACTCCTTCGCCGGCGCCGGTGCCGAGCTGCTGCCGGAGCGGCCGCGCAAGGCCATCGCCCCGCTGAAGGAGTCCGGTGAGCGCTGGCTGGAGATCATGGAGGCCGCGCACCGGCTGGGCGTGGAGTCCACCTCGACGATGCTCATGGGCACCGGCGAGACGAACGCCGAGCGGATCGAGCACCTGCGGATGATCCGTGACGTGCAGGACCGCACCGGCGGCTTCCGGGCGTTCATCCCGTACACCTACCAGCCGGAGAACAACCACCTGAAGGGCCGTACGCAGGCCACCCTCTTCGAGTACCTGCGGATGATCGCGATCGCGCGCCTCTTCCTCGACAACGTGATGCACATCCAGGGCTCCTGGCTGACCACGGGCAAGGAGGTCGGCCAGCTGACCCTGCACTACGGCGCCGACGACCTGGGCTCGATCATGCTCGAGGAGAACGTCGTGTCGTCGGCCGGCGCCAAGCACCGCTCCAACCGGATGGAGATCATCGAACTCATCCGGAAGGCGGGACGGGTTCCGGCGCAGCGGGCGACGACGTACGAGCACCTCGTCGTCCACGACGACCCGGCGAACGACCCGGTCGACGACCGCGTGATGTCGCACATCTCGTCGACGGCGATCGCGGGTGGGACGGCCCACCCCGAGCTGAAGCTGCTCGCCTCCAACTGA
- a CDS encoding PASTA domain-containing protein, with amino-acid sequence MTPKTPEVRVPRLVGLMAVDARETARAQGLFLNAPDRPDLHLAVVDHVVRQYPQPGAEVPRDSMVYVWFDFGTGEGGGGVREPRVPRPPTGGLQREADEPGDPYAVSPV; translated from the coding sequence ATGACACCCAAGACGCCCGAAGTACGCGTGCCGCGCCTGGTAGGGCTGATGGCCGTGGACGCGCGCGAGACCGCCCGTGCCCAGGGCCTGTTCCTCAACGCGCCGGACCGCCCGGACTTGCATCTCGCGGTCGTCGACCACGTCGTCCGCCAGTACCCGCAGCCCGGTGCCGAGGTGCCGCGGGACTCCATGGTGTACGTGTGGTTCGACTTCGGCACGGGCGAGGGCGGCGGAGGCGTCCGCGAGCCGCGCGTCCCGCGTCCGCCCACGGGCGGCCTCCAGCGCGAAGCCGACGAACCGGGCGATCCGTACGCGGTCAGTCCCGTGTGA
- a CDS encoding demethylmenaquinone methyltransferase, with translation MTRASLEKQPHDVASMFDDVAERYDLTNDVLSLGQDRRWRKEVARAVDARPAQKILDLAAGTATSSLPFTRAGAYVVPCDFSLGMLQVGKRRHAWLPFTAGDATRLPFKDDTFDAVTISFGLRNVQDTETALREMYRVTRPGGRVVICEFSHPTWAPFRTVYTEYLMRALPPVARAVSSNPDAYVYLAESIRAWPDQPALAGLLRTAGWSKVAWRNLSGGIVSLHRGFKG, from the coding sequence GTGACCCGCGCATCCCTGGAGAAGCAGCCGCACGACGTCGCCTCGATGTTCGACGACGTGGCGGAACGGTACGACCTGACCAACGACGTGCTGTCCCTGGGGCAGGACCGGCGGTGGCGGAAGGAGGTCGCCAGGGCGGTCGACGCCCGGCCGGCGCAGAAGATCCTCGATCTCGCCGCCGGCACGGCCACCTCCTCGCTGCCCTTCACCCGCGCCGGCGCCTACGTCGTCCCCTGCGACTTCTCGCTCGGGATGCTCCAGGTCGGGAAGCGGCGGCACGCCTGGCTGCCGTTCACGGCGGGCGACGCGACGCGGCTGCCGTTCAAGGACGACACCTTCGACGCCGTCACCATCTCCTTCGGGCTGCGCAACGTGCAGGACACGGAGACGGCCCTGCGCGAGATGTACCGGGTGACCCGGCCCGGCGGCCGGGTGGTCATCTGCGAGTTCTCGCACCCCACCTGGGCGCCGTTCCGCACCGTCTACACCGAGTACCTGATGCGGGCCCTGCCGCCCGTGGCGCGCGCGGTGTCCTCCAACCCGGACGCGTACGTCTACCTCGCCGAGTCCATCCGGGCCTGGCCCGACCAGCCCGCGCTGGCCGGGCTGCTGCGGACGGCCGGCTGGTCGAAGGTGGCCTGGCGCAACCTCAGCGGCGGAATCGTCTCCCTGCACCGGGGTTTCAAGGGCTGA
- a CDS encoding GNAT family N-acetyltransferase, protein MNRALPVVRLRVPTDEDAVAWHRIFADPDVMEFQGGSPAELSVYEELTARQRRHDAERGFCLWTMLDETGRVIGFTGAQPWERDWGPTGEIEIGWRLGREHWGRGYVTAAAHMTLERLRATGLTGVVAMVDSRNKRSIAVTERLGMRLAQTFVTPVSQRQGHCYRLDL, encoded by the coding sequence GTGAACCGAGCTCTCCCCGTCGTACGTCTGCGTGTGCCCACCGATGAGGACGCCGTGGCCTGGCACCGGATCTTCGCCGACCCGGACGTCATGGAGTTCCAGGGCGGCAGTCCCGCGGAGCTTTCCGTCTACGAGGAACTCACCGCCCGTCAGCGGCGGCACGACGCCGAACGCGGCTTCTGCCTGTGGACGATGCTCGACGAGACCGGCCGTGTCATCGGCTTCACCGGCGCCCAGCCGTGGGAGCGGGACTGGGGTCCCACGGGCGAGATCGAGATCGGCTGGCGGCTCGGCCGCGAACACTGGGGCCGCGGATACGTCACGGCGGCGGCCCACATGACCCTGGAGCGGCTGCGCGCGACCGGCCTGACGGGCGTGGTGGCCATGGTCGACTCCCGCAACAAGCGGTCCATCGCGGTCACCGAGCGCCTCGGCATGCGGCTGGCGCAGACCTTCGTGACGCCGGTGTCGCAGCGGCAGGGGCACTGCTACCGGCTGGACCTGTGA
- a CDS encoding A24 family peptidase gives MSTVPSTGLPLVAAAALWGAVAGASLPRAAYRFSVPSGESWRERCPGGHPVRGWIGRGRCGQCAAASADAPATTPVRDRASYGPRALPAAAVTALVCGALAAATGGRPELAVWLLLAPVGVLLAVVDFRVRRLPDVLTLPLAGAALALLGLAALVPGHDGHWPTALYGALALGGGYFVLFLVNPAGMGFGDVKLALGAGAVLGWYGWPVVLLGTFAGFLFGALYGGALVVVQRAGRKTAIAFGPFLIAGAFTGVLIGAYAT, from the coding sequence ATGAGCACCGTGCCGTCGACCGGTCTGCCGCTGGTCGCCGCCGCCGCGCTGTGGGGCGCGGTGGCGGGCGCGTCGCTGCCGCGGGCCGCGTACCGGTTCTCCGTGCCGTCGGGGGAGTCGTGGCGGGAGCGCTGCCCGGGCGGACATCCGGTACGGGGCTGGATCGGGCGCGGACGGTGCGGGCAGTGTGCCGCCGCCTCCGCCGACGCCCCGGCCACCACTCCCGTCCGCGACCGCGCCTCCTACGGCCCGCGCGCCCTGCCGGCTGCCGCCGTCACCGCTCTCGTCTGCGGCGCGCTCGCCGCTGCCACCGGTGGCCGGCCCGAACTCGCCGTCTGGTTGCTGCTCGCGCCGGTCGGCGTGCTGCTCGCGGTGGTCGACTTCCGGGTGCGGCGGCTGCCCGACGTGCTGACCCTGCCCCTCGCGGGCGCCGCCCTCGCGCTCCTCGGCCTGGCCGCCCTGGTTCCCGGACACGACGGCCACTGGCCGACCGCGCTGTACGGCGCCCTCGCGCTCGGCGGCGGCTACTTCGTGCTGTTCCTCGTCAACCCCGCCGGGATGGGGTTCGGCGACGTGAAGCTGGCCCTCGGGGCGGGCGCCGTCCTCGGCTGGTACGGCTGGCCCGTCGTCCTGCTGGGCACCTTCGCCGGTTTCCTGTTCGGCGCGCTGTACGGCGGCGCGCTCGTCGTCGTACAGCGCGCCGGCCGCAAGACGGCCATCGCGTTCGGGCCGTTTCTGATCGCGGGGGCGTTCACGGGAGTTCTGATCGGCGCGTACGCAACCTGA
- a CDS encoding geranylgeranyl reductase family protein produces the protein MSSAGRHTDSEPWGDPAVTVTEPLSENTADVIVVGAGPAGSTTAYHLARAGLDVLLLEKTEFPREKVCGDGLTPRAVKQLVAMGIDISEEAGWLRNKGLRIIGGGVRLQLDWPDLASFPDYGLVRKRDDFDEQLARQAQKAGARLFERCNVSAPLVDDRTGRITGVKAKLGEEKREVTFHAPLVVAADGNSTRLSLAMGLHRREDRPMGVAVRTYFTSPRHDDDYLESWLELWDRRGPQDRLLPGYGWIFGMGDGTSNVGLGVLNTSESFKELDWREVLKAWCASMPEDWGYTPDNMTGPIRGAALPMAFNRQPHYTRGLLLVGDAGGLVNPFNGEGIAYAMESGQLAADVIVQAHSRATPAQRELALRRYPRVLKDTYGGYYTLGRAFVKLIGNPKVMQIAAQRGLTHPLLMKFTLKLLANLTDPTGGDAMDRIINGLSKVAPKA, from the coding sequence ATGTCCAGTGCCGGTCGGCACACAGATTCCGAACCTTGGGGAGATCCCGCCGTGACCGTGACTGAGCCCCTCTCCGAGAACACCGCCGATGTGATCGTCGTGGGCGCGGGGCCGGCCGGGTCCACCACCGCCTACCACCTCGCCCGGGCCGGACTCGACGTACTCCTGCTGGAGAAGACCGAGTTCCCGCGGGAGAAGGTCTGCGGCGACGGCCTCACCCCGCGCGCCGTCAAGCAACTCGTCGCGATGGGCATCGACATCTCCGAGGAGGCCGGCTGGCTGCGCAACAAGGGCCTGAGGATCATCGGCGGCGGCGTCCGCCTCCAGCTGGACTGGCCCGACCTCGCCTCCTTCCCCGACTACGGACTCGTGCGCAAGCGCGACGACTTCGACGAGCAGCTCGCCCGGCAGGCGCAGAAGGCGGGCGCGCGGCTGTTCGAGCGCTGCAACGTGTCCGCGCCCCTCGTCGACGACCGCACCGGCCGCATCACCGGGGTCAAGGCCAAACTGGGTGAGGAGAAGCGCGAGGTCACCTTCCACGCGCCGCTCGTCGTCGCCGCCGACGGCAACTCCACCCGGCTGTCCCTGGCGATGGGCCTGCACCGCCGCGAGGACCGCCCGATGGGCGTCGCGGTGCGCACCTACTTCACCAGCCCGCGCCACGACGACGACTACCTGGAGTCCTGGCTGGAGCTGTGGGACCGGCGCGGCCCCCAGGACCGGCTGCTGCCCGGTTACGGCTGGATCTTCGGCATGGGCGACGGCACCTCCAACGTCGGCCTGGGCGTGCTCAACACCTCCGAGTCCTTCAAGGAACTGGACTGGCGCGAGGTGCTCAAGGCCTGGTGTGCGTCGATGCCCGAGGACTGGGGCTACACCCCGGACAACATGACGGGCCCGATCCGCGGCGCCGCCCTGCCCATGGCCTTCAACCGCCAGCCCCACTACACGCGGGGCCTGCTGCTCGTCGGCGACGCGGGCGGTCTGGTCAACCCCTTCAACGGCGAGGGCATCGCCTATGCGATGGAGTCCGGCCAGCTCGCCGCCGACGTCATCGTCCAGGCCCACTCCCGGGCCACCCCGGCCCAGCGCGAACTCGCCCTGCGGCGCTACCCGCGCGTCCTGAAGGACACCTACGGCGGCTACTACACGCTGGGCCGCGCCTTCGTGAAGCTCATCGGCAACCCGAAGGTCATGCAGATCGCCGCCCAGCGCGGGCTGACCCACCCGCTGCTGATGAAGTTCACCCTCAAGCTGCTCGCCAACCTCACCGACCCGACGGGCGGCGACGCGATGGACCGCATCATCAACGGCCTGAGCAAGGTGGCCCCGAAGGCGTGA